The proteins below come from a single Piscinibacter gummiphilus genomic window:
- a CDS encoding TetR family transcriptional regulator, with the protein MVRRTKEEAQATRKLILDTAEVVFHERGVSRTSLNEIALAAGLTRGAIYWHFKDKADLFNAMMERVTLPLEETAHRSDDESLDDPIAYMRSSFLQALRLTANDPQVRRVFGIAIHKVEYVDELLAVRDRHLRIRDECLLHAQRGVTLAMRRGLLPKRIPARAAALGLHAMIDGLIQNWLLDPEAFDLVKTGQQVLDAYLAGLAAPVASKG; encoded by the coding sequence ATGGTCCGTCGCACCAAAGAAGAGGCGCAGGCTACCCGCAAACTCATCCTTGACACGGCTGAGGTGGTCTTTCACGAGCGGGGGGTTTCGCGCACCTCGTTGAACGAGATCGCGCTGGCCGCGGGGCTCACGCGCGGCGCCATCTACTGGCACTTCAAGGACAAGGCCGACCTCTTCAACGCGATGATGGAGCGCGTCACCCTGCCGCTGGAAGAGACCGCCCACCGCAGCGACGACGAGAGCCTCGACGACCCGATCGCCTACATGCGCAGCAGCTTCCTGCAGGCGCTGCGCCTCACCGCCAACGACCCCCAGGTGCGCCGCGTGTTCGGCATCGCCATCCACAAGGTCGAATACGTGGACGAACTGCTGGCCGTGCGCGACCGCCACCTGCGCATCCGTGACGAGTGCCTGCTGCACGCGCAGCGTGGCGTCACGCTGGCCATGCGCCGTGGCCTCTTGCCCAAGCGCATCCCGGCGCGCGCGGCGGCCCTCGGGCTGCACGCCATGATCGACGGGCTGATCCAGAACTGGCTGCTCGACCCCGAGGCCTTCGACCTCGTGAAGACCGGCCAGCAGGTGCTCGATGCCTACCTCGCCGGGCTGGCTGCGCCGGTGGCGAGCAAAGGCTGA
- a CDS encoding amidase has translation MTTSLHTLSALELLAAYESRALSPVEVTRAVLGQIDRCEPKLHATYALDHEAALAAAKASEARWMKGRRAEPQGALDGVPVTIKENIATRGTPVPLGTAATLHAPAERDAPPAARLREAGAVLLGKTTMPDYGMLSSGLSSFHALTRNPWDLTKNPGGSSAGAAAAAAGGYGPLHLGTDIGGSVRLPAAWCGIFTLKPSLGRIPIHPPYYGRVAGPMTRSVQDAALMMRVLSLPDARDTMSLPYQPISWTELTRPIKGLKIGLMLDAGWGLPVEPEVRAAVEVAADAFAAAGAVVEPLAPFMTRSMIDGMDRFWRCRSWMDISALPEERQAKVLPFIREWARGGAGLTGEQVFTGFSQMGAMRDAAVAACQPFDFVLTPTAPIAAFAAELPCPTNDPTQPFEHIAFTLPYNMSEQPAASINCGYTAGGLPIGLQIVGHRHDDLGVLQLAHAWEQLRPPQRPWPLD, from the coding sequence ATGACGACGTCGTTGCACACCCTGAGCGCGCTGGAGCTGCTCGCCGCCTACGAGAGCCGCGCGCTGTCGCCGGTCGAGGTCACCCGGGCCGTGCTCGGGCAGATCGACCGCTGCGAGCCGAAGCTGCATGCCACCTACGCGCTCGACCACGAGGCGGCGCTGGCCGCCGCCAAGGCCAGCGAAGCACGCTGGATGAAAGGCCGGAGAGCCGAGCCGCAGGGCGCACTCGACGGCGTGCCGGTCACGATCAAGGAAAACATTGCCACCCGCGGCACGCCCGTGCCGCTGGGCACCGCCGCCACGCTGCACGCCCCGGCCGAGCGCGATGCCCCGCCCGCTGCACGCCTGCGCGAAGCCGGTGCCGTGCTGCTCGGCAAGACCACGATGCCCGACTACGGCATGTTGTCGTCGGGGCTGTCGAGCTTCCATGCGCTCACGCGCAACCCGTGGGACCTGACGAAGAACCCCGGCGGCAGCAGCGCCGGCGCCGCAGCCGCGGCCGCCGGCGGCTACGGCCCGCTGCACCTGGGCACCGACATCGGCGGCTCGGTGCGCCTGCCTGCCGCCTGGTGCGGCATCTTCACCTTGAAGCCCAGCCTCGGCCGCATCCCGATCCACCCGCCGTACTACGGCCGCGTGGCCGGGCCGATGACGCGCAGCGTGCAGGACGCCGCGCTGATGATGCGCGTGCTCTCGCTGCCCGATGCGCGCGACACGATGAGCCTGCCCTACCAGCCGATCTCCTGGACCGAGCTCACGCGGCCGATCAAGGGCCTGAAGATCGGCCTCATGCTCGACGCCGGCTGGGGCCTGCCGGTCGAGCCCGAGGTGCGCGCCGCGGTCGAGGTGGCAGCGGATGCGTTTGCCGCGGCCGGTGCGGTCGTCGAGCCGCTCGCGCCCTTCATGACGCGCAGCATGATCGACGGCATGGACCGCTTCTGGCGCTGCCGCTCCTGGATGGACATCTCGGCCCTGCCGGAGGAGCGGCAGGCGAAGGTGCTGCCCTTCATCCGCGAGTGGGCGCGCGGTGGGGCAGGCCTCACCGGCGAGCAGGTCTTCACCGGCTTCAGCCAGATGGGCGCGATGCGCGATGCGGCGGTGGCCGCCTGCCAGCCCTTCGACTTCGTGCTCACGCCGACGGCGCCGATCGCCGCCTTCGCCGCCGAGCTGCCGTGCCCCACCAACGACCCGACGCAGCCTTTCGAGCACATCGCCTTCACACTGCCCTACAACATGAGCGAGCAGCCGGCCGCGAGCATCAACTGCGGCTACACCGCGGGCGGGCTGCCCATCGGCCTGCAGATCGTGGGCCATCGCCATGACGATCTCGGGGTGCTGCAGCTCGCGCACGCCTGGGAGCAGTTGCGCCCGCCGCAACGGCCCTGGCCACTCGACTGA
- a CDS encoding lipoprotein has protein sequence MSALKDVSARFALNSLALIAAATLLAACGQKTDGQKGGGAPGGGMPPAQVGVVTVTPTTVSLTTELPGRLEASRVAQVRARAAGILRERVFKEGSDVKAGQLLFRIDNAPYQAALASAQATLARAQANVAQTTAQAERYKPLMEANAISKQDYINAVSAQKSAEADLAASRAAVQTAQINLGYSSVTSPIAGRIGRALVTEGALVGQGEATPLAVVQQINPMYVNFTQSTTEVLKLRRALAAGKLQKAGADAAKVQVVLEDGSVYPQTGKLLFSDLTVDPTSGQITLRAEVPNPNSLLLPGMYVRVRLAQASQPEGILLPQQAVTRSEAGDTVLVVGADNKPVKRNVKVASAQGQSWLVTDGLQPGEKVIVDGFQKMMVPGAPVNPVPWQPAAASAPASGAAAASAPASAASR, from the coding sequence ATGTCTGCGTTGAAAGACGTTTCGGCCCGCTTTGCTCTCAATTCCCTGGCGCTGATCGCCGCCGCCACGCTGCTGGCCGCCTGCGGACAGAAGACCGACGGCCAGAAGGGCGGCGGTGCCCCGGGTGGCGGCATGCCGCCGGCCCAGGTGGGCGTGGTGACGGTGACGCCCACGACCGTGAGCCTGACGACGGAGCTGCCCGGCCGGCTCGAAGCCTCGCGCGTGGCCCAGGTGCGGGCGCGCGCCGCGGGCATCCTGCGGGAGCGGGTGTTCAAGGAAGGCAGCGACGTGAAAGCCGGTCAGCTGCTCTTCCGCATCGACAACGCGCCCTACCAGGCCGCGTTGGCCAGCGCCCAGGCCACGCTCGCCCGCGCGCAGGCCAACGTGGCGCAGACCACCGCCCAGGCCGAGCGCTACAAGCCGCTGATGGAGGCCAACGCGATCAGCAAGCAGGACTACATCAACGCGGTCTCGGCCCAGAAGTCGGCCGAAGCCGATCTCGCCGCCAGCCGCGCCGCGGTGCAGACGGCGCAGATCAACCTCGGCTACTCGAGCGTCACCTCGCCCATCGCCGGTCGCATCGGCCGTGCGCTCGTGACCGAAGGCGCGCTCGTCGGCCAGGGCGAGGCCACGCCGCTGGCCGTGGTGCAGCAGATCAACCCGATGTACGTGAACTTCACCCAGTCGACCACCGAAGTGCTCAAGCTGCGCCGGGCGCTCGCCGCCGGCAAGCTGCAGAAGGCCGGCGCCGATGCGGCCAAGGTGCAGGTGGTGCTGGAAGACGGCAGCGTCTACCCACAGACCGGCAAGCTGCTCTTCAGCGACCTGACCGTCGACCCCACCTCCGGCCAGATCACGCTGCGCGCCGAGGTGCCCAACCCCAACAGCCTGCTCCTGCCCGGCATGTACGTGCGCGTGCGCCTCGCGCAGGCCTCGCAGCCGGAAGGCATCCTGCTGCCGCAGCAGGCGGTGACGCGCAGCGAGGCCGGCGACACGGTGCTCGTGGTCGGCGCCGACAACAAGCCGGTCAAGCGCAACGTCAAGGTCGCCTCGGCGCAGGGCCAGAGCTGGCTCGTCACCGACGGCCTGCAGCCCGGCGAGAAGGTGATCGTCGACGGCTTCCAGAAGATGATGGTGCCCGGCGCGCCGGTGAACCCGGTGCCGTGGCAGCCCGCCGCAGCCTCCGCGCCGGCGTCGGGCGCTGCCGCAGCCTCGGCCCCCGCCTCGGCCGCCAGCCGCTGA